From the genome of Brassica oleracea var. oleracea cultivar TO1000 chromosome C4, BOL, whole genome shotgun sequence:
TTCTTGTTTACTCTCTCGGCCACATCTCTGCACACTTCAATCCGGCTGTCACCATAGCCTTAGCATCTTGCAAGAGATTCCCTCTGTATCAACTCCCAGCATACTTAACTGTTCAAGTCATCGGATCAACATTGGCTTCTGCGACTCTGCGTATTCTGTTTGACCTAAACAATGACGTGTGCAGCAAGAAACACGATGTCTTCCTAGGATCATCTCCTTCTGGGACTGATCTTCAAGCATTCGTGATGGAGTTCATCATCACCGGCTTCCTTATGATAGTTGTTTGTGCCTTCACTACCTCCAAGAGAACAGTAAGTGATCAGCAAACAGAAACACTATACACATTTCTTGATTAGGTTTTCAATCTTAACATAATATGAATCTTGCAGACCAAGGAACTAGAGGGGTTAATCATCGGTGCAACGGTCACCCTGAATGTTATCTTTGCCGGGTAATTTTCACTTTTCTCTTCCAATCTATGTAAGCTTAACTCTCTCTTTAGCCAACCAATCCAATATTTCATTTAACAGAGAGGTATCAGGAGCATCAATGAATCCAGCAAGAAGCCTAGGGCCTGCACTTGTGTGGGGATGTTACAAAGGGATTTGGATTTACTTGCTGGCTCCAACACTTGGAGCTGTCTCTGCGGCCTTGATTCATAAACTGTTACCGGCTACACAGAAAGCAAACTCTGAGTTCTCCAAGACAGGATCTTCTCATAAACGAGTTACTGATCTTCCTTTGTGATGATTGTAGATAAATATTTAAGGTTAATCCTGTTCTTGTATCTTTGTTCAATGGCTTGAATTGTAAGTAATCATTATCAGTATACATATATACTCGGACAGCAACTACTATTCGATTCAAGTAAGAACTGCAGACTGCAACATTCTAATTTTGACAAATCAAAGCGAGCGAAAAATCCTTGAATGCAGAGAGGTACCTTGCCAAGAAAGCATGAGAATGTCAAACAAAACCTAAAGAAGTTTTTTTTTTTATAGTCTCAACTAGAACCCTAGTTGCTTACCTGTTCAATTATGAGGGAGTAGACATCAACGAATATGGCAAAGCAGCCTCCAGAAGCATATGTGCCTCTGATCTTCCCGGTTTATTCAAGCACATGAGGTTTTGTGCAACTTGATAGAAAAAAAAAACTAACTATGATAGCTTAAAGAGGAGACAACACAATTTCCCAAAAACAGCTTGAATCTAAAAGTCAACTCTTGAGAAGATCGAAAGTTAATGGATAAATTGTGCAACTACTCCACTTGTTCCACAAAAAAAA
Proteins encoded in this window:
- the LOC106341002 gene encoding aquaporin NIP2-1-like — translated: MDDISVGKSNHGNVVVLNIQASPVSKTSLPSSPPKYPPLLSVHFLQKLIAELVGTYYLIFAGCAAIAVNAQHNNVVTLVGIAVVWGLVVMVLVYSLGHISAHFNPAVTIALASCKRFPLYQLPAYLTVQVIGSTLASATLRILFDLNNDVCSKKHDVFLGSSPSGTDLQAFVMEFIITGFLMIVVCAFTTSKRTTKELEGLIIGATVTLNVIFAGEVSGASMNPARSLGPALVWGCYKGIWIYLLAPTLGAVSAALIHKLLPATQKANSEFSKTGSSHKRVTDLPL